One stretch of Candidatus Effluviviaceae Genus I sp. DNA includes these proteins:
- a CDS encoding TMEM165/GDT1 family protein yields the protein MGLRTFAVVFASVLVAELGDKTQLATLMFASNKDSPKLLVFAASAGALVVASAVAVLAGAFVCQHVSPKVLSWVAGVGFVCIGLWTIAQAVSA from the coding sequence ATGGGGCTCAGGACGTTCGCAGTCGTGTTCGCCTCGGTGCTCGTCGCCGAGCTGGGGGACAAGACACAGCTCGCCACGCTGATGTTCGCCTCGAACAAGGACAGCCCGAAGCTCCTCGTCTTCGCGGCGTCCGCGGGCGCGCTCGTCGTGGCCTCCGCCGTCGCGGTGCTGGCCGGCGCGTTCGTCTGCCAGCACGTGAGCCCGAAGGTGCTGTCGTGGGTTGCCGGCGTGGGGTTCGTGTGCATCGGGCTCTGGACCATTGCGCAAGCCGTCTCGGCATGA
- a CDS encoding MGMT family protein, which produces MHERIHAVVRLIPAGRVATYGQVAAVAGRCTPRMVGYAMAAVPAGSGVPWHRVINAAGRISLRGEGGEVQRALLEREGVAFDDGGRVDLETHLWAGPRRRRT; this is translated from the coding sequence CTGCACGAGCGGATCCACGCCGTCGTGCGGCTGATCCCGGCCGGCCGCGTGGCGACCTACGGACAGGTCGCGGCCGTCGCCGGGCGTTGCACGCCGCGGATGGTGGGATACGCGATGGCGGCGGTGCCCGCCGGAAGCGGCGTGCCGTGGCACCGGGTCATCAACGCCGCAGGCCGGATCAGCCTTCGCGGTGAGGGGGGCGAGGTTCAGCGCGCGCTCCTCGAGCGGGAGGGCGTGGCGTTCGACGACGGCGGACGCGTGGACCTCGAGACGCATCTCTGGGCCGGGCCGAGGAGGAGAAGGACGTGA
- a CDS encoding cation transporter, which produces MGRAEEEKDVSHGHAHLDDGWGRERAFVLGLSVNAAFVVVEAGLGLVSGSLALLADAGHNLSDVLGLLLAWGAFRLARRAPTARRTYGLGRTTILASLLNAVLLAGAAGAIAWEALRRLGSPEPVSGTVVMWAAAAGIVVNTGTALLFLRQRKSDLNARAAFVHMLADAGVSAGVVVAGLMIRATGLPWIDPAVGLVVVAAIGVGTWGVLREALDLALDAVPRGIDRDAVEAYLHGLPGVLAVHDLHIWGTSTTHTALTAHLVKPDPTGDDALLARICEDLESRFGIAHATVQWERRDGTHACRLESPHVI; this is translated from the coding sequence CTGGGCCGGGCCGAGGAGGAGAAGGACGTGAGCCACGGGCACGCGCACCTCGACGACGGGTGGGGCCGCGAGCGGGCGTTCGTCCTCGGCCTGTCGGTGAACGCCGCGTTCGTCGTCGTCGAGGCGGGGCTGGGTCTCGTCTCGGGGTCCCTCGCGCTCCTTGCGGACGCGGGACACAACCTGAGCGACGTGCTGGGGCTCCTTCTGGCCTGGGGCGCGTTCCGGCTCGCGCGGCGCGCCCCGACGGCGCGGCGGACCTACGGGCTGGGTCGGACGACGATCCTCGCGTCGCTGCTGAACGCGGTGCTGCTCGCCGGCGCAGCAGGCGCGATCGCCTGGGAGGCGCTCCGGAGGCTCGGGAGCCCCGAGCCGGTCTCAGGCACGGTGGTGATGTGGGCCGCGGCCGCAGGGATCGTCGTCAACACGGGCACGGCGCTCCTGTTCCTGAGGCAGAGGAAGTCCGACCTGAACGCGCGCGCCGCGTTCGTCCACATGCTCGCCGACGCGGGCGTGTCGGCCGGCGTCGTGGTCGCGGGTCTCATGATCCGCGCCACGGGGCTGCCGTGGATCGACCCGGCCGTCGGGCTCGTGGTCGTGGCGGCCATCGGCGTCGGAACGTGGGGCGTGCTCAGGGAGGCGCTCGATCTCGCGCTCGACGCCGTGCCACGGGGGATCGACCGGGACGCGGTGGAGGCGTATCTCCACGGCCTCCCGGGCGTTCTGGCCGTGCACGACCTCCACATCTGGGGGACGAGCACGACGCACACGGCGCTCACGGCGCACCTGGTCAAGCCCGACCCGACGGGCGACGACGCGCTCCTCGCGCGCATCTGTGAAGACCTCGAGTCGCGGTTCGGGATCGCGCACGCGACGGTGCAGTGGGAGCGGCGCGACGGCACGCACGCGTGCAGGCTCGAGTCGCCGCACGTGATCTAG
- a CDS encoding SIMPL domain-containing protein gives MKRFDALVLALALVVGATVLGAFFYGARSDDESIAVVGVATQRVSSDIVKWRISLARSLSPSAVADGYGRMAADARAVTDALTAAGIAAADITVHPISIFRNYAPDGTVPGYTAGQSITVTSKELDRVESLATNPAALIGGGVLLQGSDLEFYVSDLAAVKQTLLAAATRDAMARAEEMARSAERRLGRMLAARSGVFQFTEPYSSEVSDYGIFSTSTREKDATVTVRAAFALR, from the coding sequence ATGAAGAGGTTCGACGCGTTGGTGCTGGCGCTCGCGCTGGTCGTTGGGGCCACGGTGCTCGGAGCGTTCTTCTACGGCGCGCGGTCGGACGACGAGTCCATCGCGGTCGTGGGGGTGGCGACGCAGCGCGTGTCCTCGGACATCGTGAAGTGGAGGATCTCGCTGGCCAGGTCGCTGTCGCCCTCGGCCGTCGCCGACGGCTACGGGCGCATGGCGGCCGACGCGCGCGCCGTGACCGACGCGCTGACGGCGGCGGGCATCGCGGCGGCGGACATCACGGTTCATCCCATCTCCATCTTCAGGAACTACGCTCCCGATGGCACGGTGCCCGGCTACACGGCCGGCCAGAGCATCACGGTCACCTCGAAGGAGCTGGACAGGGTCGAGTCGCTGGCGACGAACCCGGCGGCGCTCATCGGCGGAGGCGTCCTGCTCCAGGGCTCGGACCTGGAGTTCTACGTGTCGGACCTGGCCGCGGTGAAGCAGACGCTCCTCGCGGCGGCGACGCGCGACGCGATGGCCCGCGCCGAGGAGATGGCGAGGAGCGCCGAGCGTCGCCTCGGGAGGATGCTGGCCGCGAGGTCGGGCGTCTTCCAGTTCACGGAGCCGTACTCCTCCGAGGTCTCCGACTACGGGATCTTCAGCACGTCCACGCGGGAGAAGGACGCGACGGTGACCGTGCGGGCGGCCTTCGCCCTCAGATAG
- a CDS encoding FKBP-type peptidyl-prolyl cis-trans isomerase yields MRRVLVVVAVLAVALALTSCGKGIAPKKQLSTFDERSSYAIGLNVGASLKATNMPIDVAAFVQGLRDTLEGGKPLMTSEEVMTVMQEFSQKARDAELKKRDEAAATNLDAGRAFLEANKAKDGIVTTASGLQYEVLTQGGGAKPKATDRVSVHYRGTLIDGTEFDSSYAQGQPAQFQLDAVIPGWTEALQLMPVGSKYRIFLPPDLAYGERGAGGRIGPNSALIFEVELLSIEK; encoded by the coding sequence ATGAGAAGGGTGCTGGTGGTCGTGGCGGTCCTCGCGGTGGCGCTGGCTCTGACGTCGTGCGGCAAGGGCATCGCGCCGAAGAAGCAGCTCAGCACGTTCGACGAGCGCTCAAGCTACGCGATCGGTCTGAACGTGGGCGCATCGCTCAAGGCGACGAACATGCCGATCGACGTTGCCGCGTTCGTGCAGGGCCTCCGCGACACGCTCGAGGGAGGCAAGCCGCTCATGACCTCCGAGGAGGTCATGACCGTCATGCAGGAGTTCTCGCAGAAGGCGCGCGACGCCGAGCTCAAGAAGAGGGACGAGGCGGCGGCGACGAACCTCGATGCAGGCCGGGCGTTCCTCGAGGCGAACAAGGCCAAGGACGGCATCGTCACGACGGCGAGCGGGCTGCAGTACGAGGTGCTGACGCAGGGCGGCGGCGCGAAGCCGAAGGCGACCGACCGCGTGTCGGTGCACTACCGCGGGACCCTCATCGACGGCACGGAGTTCGACAGCTCGTACGCGCAGGGCCAGCCGGCGCAGTTCCAGCTCGACGCCGTGATCCCCGGGTGGACCGAGGCGCTGCAGCTTATGCCGGTGGGCAGCAAGTACCGCATCTTCCTGCCGCCCGACCTCGCGTACGGCGAGCGCGGCGCGGGCGGGAGGATCGGTCCGAACTCGGCGCTCATCTTCGAGGTGGAGCTCCTGAGCATCGAGAAGTAG
- the pepT gene encoding peptidase T yields MSSLLGRFLRYVQVDTTAREDSGSIPSSPGQLELGRMLAGELAALGVADASQDEHGIVMGTVPATTPGAPVTAWAAHMDTSPEAPGAGVKPVVHERYDGGDIALPGDPTKVIRVAEAGGLAELRGKTLITSDGTTLLGADDKAGVAVIMTAVDRLMADRGIAHGPLRIVFTCDEEAGRGTDKLDVTKVGAVGAYTLDGEGAGLIENETFSADLATVTVKGRNIHPGLATGRMVNAVRLAAEFARRMPWHSMAPETTAGREGFLHPYTVEGGVGETAIKILLRSFDSGELKRQADLLRGIAAQLVAEHPRAEIDVAVVEQYRNMADALTRAPRVVELAAEAVRRAGGTPSFKAIRGGTDGSRMSAMGLPTPNLSAGMHNFHSPLEYACLEEMEQAVNVLVELARLWGGERG; encoded by the coding sequence ATGAGTTCTCTTCTCGGACGCTTCCTGAGGTACGTGCAGGTGGACACGACGGCGCGCGAGGACTCCGGGAGCATCCCGAGTTCGCCAGGGCAGCTCGAGCTGGGCAGGATGCTCGCGGGCGAGCTCGCGGCGCTCGGGGTGGCCGACGCGTCGCAGGACGAGCACGGGATCGTCATGGGAACGGTCCCCGCCACGACGCCGGGCGCGCCCGTGACGGCGTGGGCCGCGCACATGGACACCTCGCCCGAGGCGCCGGGCGCGGGAGTGAAGCCGGTCGTGCACGAGCGCTACGACGGCGGGGACATCGCGCTTCCGGGCGACCCGACGAAGGTCATCCGGGTCGCCGAGGCGGGTGGGCTGGCGGAGCTTCGCGGGAAGACCCTCATCACGTCGGACGGAACCACCCTGCTCGGCGCCGACGACAAGGCGGGCGTCGCGGTGATCATGACGGCCGTGGACAGGCTCATGGCGGACCGCGGCATCGCTCACGGGCCGCTTCGCATCGTCTTCACCTGCGACGAGGAGGCGGGGCGCGGCACGGACAAGCTGGACGTGACGAAGGTCGGGGCGGTGGGCGCGTACACGCTCGACGGCGAGGGCGCGGGGCTCATCGAGAACGAGACCTTCTCCGCCGACCTGGCCACGGTGACGGTCAAGGGGCGGAACATCCACCCGGGGCTTGCGACGGGGCGGATGGTCAACGCCGTCCGCCTCGCCGCGGAGTTCGCCCGCAGGATGCCGTGGCACAGCATGGCGCCGGAGACGACCGCGGGCCGCGAGGGCTTCCTGCACCCGTACACGGTGGAAGGCGGGGTTGGCGAGACGGCGATCAAGATCCTCCTCCGGAGCTTCGACTCCGGGGAGCTCAAGCGGCAGGCGGACCTCCTTCGCGGGATCGCCGCGCAGCTCGTCGCGGAGCATCCCCGGGCGGAGATCGACGTCGCCGTGGTGGAGCAGTACCGCAACATGGCCGACGCGCTCACGAGGGCCCCGCGCGTCGTGGAACTCGCCGCCGAGGCCGTGAGGCGCGCCGGCGGGACGCCGTCGTTCAAGGCGATCCGCGGCGGCACCGACGGTTCGAGGATGTCCGCGATGGGGCTTCCGACGCCGAACCTCTCGGCGGGGATGCACAACTTCCACTCGCCGCTCGAGTACGCGTGTCTCGAGGAGATGGAACAGGCCGTGAACGTCCTTGTCGAGCTTGCCCGCCTGTGGGGCGGCGAGCGGGGGTGA
- a CDS encoding class I SAM-dependent methyltransferase — protein MALREAVELLAYHRRWTERFAWHDVHNVYAKCRADLARAGLRELSGRRVLDLGCGPVFAFALQCVADGASVTALDAAYVKPEPLPVALARTLRRGGPKQALKTAARRMLFSRRYYGTLEREAGRPLRRFSRELRFVVADAQAGTYPLPDASFDLIASNAVLEHVADVRDFAREVARLLAPGGLFHAIVHNFYSLSGGHCPDWAYPDEKPSRRVAPWDHLRENRSPPFAYLNRMRPEEYRDALGAALDVEVFEGRDVNHDPPGTEGERFLTPEIASELSAYPRELLLTRSWCVVARKR, from the coding sequence ATGGCGCTTCGTGAGGCGGTCGAGCTTCTCGCGTACCATCGGCGCTGGACGGAACGGTTCGCCTGGCACGACGTCCACAACGTGTACGCGAAGTGCCGGGCGGACCTGGCGCGGGCGGGGCTCCGGGAGCTTTCGGGCAGGCGCGTGCTGGACCTCGGCTGCGGGCCGGTCTTCGCGTTCGCGCTGCAGTGCGTGGCCGACGGGGCTTCCGTGACCGCGCTCGACGCTGCGTACGTGAAGCCGGAGCCGCTGCCGGTCGCGCTCGCGCGGACGCTGAGGCGCGGCGGCCCGAAGCAGGCGCTCAAGACCGCGGCGCGGCGCATGCTCTTCTCGCGGCGGTACTATGGCACCCTCGAGCGGGAGGCGGGGCGACCGCTCAGGCGGTTCTCCCGCGAGCTGCGGTTCGTCGTCGCCGACGCGCAGGCGGGGACGTACCCGCTGCCGGACGCATCGTTCGATCTGATCGCGTCGAACGCCGTGCTCGAGCACGTGGCCGACGTCCGCGACTTCGCGCGCGAGGTCGCGCGGCTGCTCGCTCCGGGCGGGCTCTTCCACGCGATCGTGCACAACTTCTACTCGCTCTCGGGGGGACACTGCCCCGACTGGGCGTACCCGGACGAGAAGCCGTCTCGGCGCGTCGCGCCCTGGGACCATCTTCGCGAGAACCGCAGCCCGCCCTTCGCATACCTCAACAGGATGCGACCCGAGGAGTACCGCGACGCGCTCGGCGCGGCGCTCGACGTCGAGGTCTTCGAGGGTCGGGACGTCAACCACGATCCGCCCGGGACGGAGGGCGAGAGGTTCCTCACGCCGGAGATCGCCTCCGAGCTCTCCGCGTATCCGCGGGAGCTCCTCCTGACGCGGAGCTGGTGCGTGGTCGCGCGGAAGCGCTGA
- a CDS encoding DMT family transporter encodes MARQVRAYALGVSAVALWSTVASAFKVALRGLDPAQLLFYASLTSLLVLGGTLAARGKLREALRPSGPELARSAARGFLNPFLYYLVLFRAYDLLPAQVAQPLNYTWAVVLAVLSVPVLRQRLSARDAAACVIAYLGVVVVSLGRANGGGGSAGGVALALGSAFIWASYWVWSTLDRRDPVSTLFLSFLFGTPLALLWCASVSTLRVAAPGALLGAAYVGVVEMSVAFVLWLSALRLSTSAARIGNLVFLSPFLSLLLIRLVVGETIRPSTVAGLVLIVGGLVVQGASRLRRGEGDGGTTGGDHVGG; translated from the coding sequence GTGGCGCGACAGGTCCGGGCCTATGCCCTCGGTGTCTCCGCCGTGGCGCTGTGGTCCACCGTCGCGTCCGCGTTCAAGGTGGCGCTCCGGGGCCTCGACCCCGCGCAGCTCCTCTTCTACGCGAGCCTGACCTCACTGCTCGTGCTCGGAGGGACCCTCGCCGCCCGCGGGAAGCTCCGGGAGGCTCTCCGTCCGTCGGGACCGGAGCTCGCGAGGTCGGCCGCCCGCGGGTTCCTCAACCCCTTCCTGTACTACCTCGTTCTGTTTCGCGCGTACGACCTCCTGCCGGCGCAGGTGGCGCAGCCGCTCAACTACACGTGGGCCGTGGTGCTGGCCGTGCTCTCCGTGCCGGTGCTGCGACAGCGGCTGTCGGCCCGGGACGCGGCGGCGTGCGTGATCGCCTACCTCGGCGTGGTCGTCGTGTCGCTGGGGCGCGCGAACGGCGGCGGCGGCTCCGCGGGCGGCGTCGCGCTCGCCCTGGGCAGCGCCTTCATCTGGGCGAGCTACTGGGTCTGGAGCACGCTCGACCGGCGCGACCCCGTGTCCACGCTCTTCCTGAGCTTCCTCTTCGGCACGCCGCTCGCGCTCCTCTGGTGCGCCTCGGTCTCGACGCTTCGCGTCGCCGCGCCGGGAGCGCTTCTCGGCGCGGCGTACGTGGGTGTCGTCGAGATGAGCGTGGCCTTCGTGCTCTGGCTGAGCGCGCTCAGGCTCTCGACGAGCGCCGCGAGGATAGGCAATCTCGTGTTCCTGTCGCCCTTCCTGTCGCTCCTTCTCATCCGGCTCGTCGTGGGCGAGACCATCAGGCCGAGCACGGTCGCGGGGCTGGTCCTGATCGTGGGCGGGCTCGTCGTGCAGGGGGCGAGCAGGCTCCGCCGCGGCGAGGGCGACGGGGGAACGACGGGCGGCGACCACGTGGGGGGTTGA
- a CDS encoding DUF2721 domain-containing protein, giving the protein MHLIGIDELTRVLQLSISPVALISGVGLLLLSMTNRLARTIDTIRELSNEMDTATPLQAENITLQIRIIYKRSRLLQASITLASVSVLCTGMIVFCLFAIYALHARLYVLVLWLWGVGLSALVASLALFVHDVTLSLAALKHEVGNVVGGLHGRPF; this is encoded by the coding sequence GTGCACCTGATCGGCATCGACGAACTGACGAGGGTGCTGCAGCTGTCCATCTCACCGGTCGCCCTCATCTCCGGCGTCGGGCTCCTCCTCCTGTCCATGACGAACCGGCTCGCGCGCACGATCGACACGATCCGGGAGCTCTCGAACGAGATGGACACCGCGACGCCGCTGCAGGCGGAGAACATCACGCTGCAGATTCGCATCATCTACAAGCGGTCGAGACTCCTGCAGGCCTCCATCACGCTCGCGTCGGTGAGCGTGCTCTGCACGGGCATGATCGTCTTCTGCCTCTTCGCGATCTACGCGCTCCACGCGCGGCTCTACGTGCTCGTCCTCTGGCTGTGGGGCGTGGGGCTGTCCGCGCTCGTGGCTTCACTCGCCCTCTTCGTGCACGACGTGACGCTGTCGCTCGCGGCGCTCAAGCACGAGGTGGGGAACGTGGTCGGGGGGCTGCACGGTCGGCCGTTCTGA
- a CDS encoding class I SAM-dependent methyltransferase: protein MRRGRAYAEPLYYEIAFGFVDPARQADLFLAHARRHARVEPRAFLDIGCGPALQLRELARRGYRAVGLDRSARMLAHVRKAARRDGVAIETVRADMRSFRLATKVDFAFTMMGTVAHLRNHKEVLNHLGSVAAAVKRGGLYLIENLKLDWAAVGGAGVEGEQLWTMKRGDVEVRTRYSVRVVDALAQKVEETLTMEVDDRGERATLTDRLVTVLVFPEEFRLLVEREGSFEFVGWFERLSPRRLRRVSFDNVALLRRR from the coding sequence GTGAGACGCGGGCGGGCCTACGCTGAACCGCTGTACTACGAGATCGCGTTCGGGTTCGTCGACCCGGCGCGCCAGGCCGACCTCTTTCTCGCTCACGCGCGGCGCCATGCGCGCGTCGAACCCCGGGCGTTCCTCGACATCGGGTGCGGTCCGGCGCTCCAGCTGCGGGAACTGGCGCGGCGCGGGTATCGCGCCGTCGGTCTGGACCGCTCGGCGAGGATGCTCGCGCACGTGAGAAAGGCCGCCCGGCGGGACGGCGTGGCCATCGAGACCGTCCGGGCGGACATGCGTTCGTTCCGGCTTGCGACGAAGGTCGACTTCGCCTTCACGATGATGGGCACGGTGGCCCATCTCCGCAACCACAAGGAGGTTCTGAACCACCTCGGGTCAGTTGCGGCGGCCGTGAAACGCGGAGGGCTCTATCTCATCGAAAACCTGAAACTGGACTGGGCCGCCGTGGGCGGCGCGGGCGTTGAGGGCGAACAGCTGTGGACGATGAAGCGCGGGGACGTCGAGGTGCGGACGCGCTACAGCGTGCGGGTGGTCGACGCCCTGGCCCAGAAGGTCGAGGAGACCCTCACGATGGAGGTGGACGACCGGGGCGAGCGGGCGACGCTCACGGACAGGCTCGTGACAGTGCTCGTGTTCCCTGAGGAGTTCAGACTGCTGGTCGAGCGCGAAGGGAGCTTCGAGTTCGTGGGGTGGTTCGAGCGGCTGAGCCCGCGACGGCTCCGAAGGGTGAGCTTCGACAACGTGGCGTTGCTGAGGCGGCGCTGA
- a CDS encoding redoxin domain-containing protein produces the protein MAKGTRAPEFALQDQHERSVSLAEFSGKKVVLAFHPLAWTSVCTQQMQDLEANRAEFEKRGAVALGLSVDSVPCKTAWAKAIGVSETSILADFWPHGGVAIAYGIFRERNGFSERAVFIVDAAGAVAWSRIYPIKEQPDVQEILAALERA, from the coding sequence ATCGCGAAGGGGACCAGGGCGCCGGAGTTCGCGCTCCAGGACCAGCACGAGAGGAGCGTGTCGCTCGCGGAGTTCTCGGGGAAGAAGGTCGTGCTGGCGTTTCATCCGCTGGCGTGGACGTCCGTCTGCACACAGCAGATGCAGGACCTCGAGGCGAACAGGGCGGAGTTCGAGAAGCGGGGCGCGGTGGCGCTCGGGCTGAGCGTGGACAGCGTGCCGTGCAAGACGGCGTGGGCCAAGGCCATCGGCGTCTCCGAGACGTCGATCCTGGCGGACTTCTGGCCGCACGGCGGCGTCGCGATAGCGTACGGGATCTTCAGAGAGAGGAACGGGTTCAGCGAGCGGGCGGTGTTCATCGTGGACGCCGCGGGCGCCGTCGCGTGGAGCAGGATCTACCCGATCAAGGAACAGCCGGACGTGCAGGAGATCCTCGCTGCGCTGGAGAGAGCGTGA
- a CDS encoding glutaredoxin family protein, translating to MGNVKGHVDGTKRDHRVMLYGLSTCGWCEDARKFLVERGVDFDYAYVDLLDGDELAAAVEDVKKWNEGMIFPLVVVNGSDAVVGYRPERLEEVLGL from the coding sequence ATGGGCAACGTGAAGGGGCACGTGGACGGAACGAAGCGCGATCATCGCGTCATGCTCTACGGGCTGTCCACCTGCGGATGGTGCGAGGACGCGCGGAAGTTCCTCGTCGAGCGCGGCGTGGACTTCGACTACGCGTACGTGGACCTGCTGGACGGGGATGAGCTGGCGGCGGCGGTGGAGGACGTGAAGAAGTGGAACGAGGGGATGATCTTCCCGCTCGTCGTGGTGAACGGTTCCGATGCGGTCGTCGGGTACAGGCCCGAGCGCCTCGAGGAGGTGCTTGGCCTGTGA
- a CDS encoding ferredoxin:glutaredoxin reductase — protein MSRDGDVSSETTRSARERLSRDAERSGYHLNPDAAKTERIVRGLLVNEGRFGYRSCPCRLAAGERGRDRDIICPCDYRDADLTEWGSCFCGLYVSAAVLKGERALAAVPERRPPGGAAAKRPAAAGGIAQGRALPVWRCRVCGYLCARDGPPEVCPICKAAADRFERYV, from the coding sequence GTGAGCCGGGACGGGGACGTCTCGTCGGAGACAACACGGTCCGCGCGCGAGCGGCTCTCGCGGGACGCGGAGCGCTCGGGGTATCACCTCAACCCGGACGCCGCGAAGACGGAGAGGATCGTCAGGGGACTCCTCGTCAACGAGGGGCGTTTCGGATACCGGTCGTGTCCGTGCAGGCTCGCGGCAGGGGAGCGGGGGAGGGACAGGGACATCATCTGCCCGTGCGACTACCGCGACGCGGACCTGACCGAGTGGGGCTCGTGCTTCTGCGGCCTGTACGTGTCGGCCGCCGTGCTCAAGGGGGAGCGCGCGCTCGCGGCCGTCCCCGAGAGGCGGCCGCCGGGCGGCGCCGCGGCCAAGCGACCCGCGGCAGCGGGGGGCATCGCGCAGGGGCGGGCGCTCCCGGTCTGGCGCTGCCGCGTGTGCGGCTACCTGTGCGCGCGCGACGGTCCGCCGGAGGTCTGCCCGATCTGCAAGGCCGCCGCGGACAGGTTCGAGCGGTACGTCTAG
- a CDS encoding aminoacetone oxidase family FAD-binding enzyme: MGPDVVVIGGGPAGLMAAVGAAGGGARVLVCERLPKPGRKLLASGGGRCNLTNTLPPEEFVERLGRDGRFALPALRALDGHALRGFFLERGVSTESPDGFRVYPSSGRSGDVLTALVGECGRLGVVVRRNAAVETLCLPERRLEGVVVDGRRIPCGVVIVATGGLGYPRLGGTGDGYALARAAGHRIREPVPALVGLRTKERWPRGCAGVAVARARVTVDVPRRRAAAEGNLLFTHEGISGQAVLDVSGAVAELLASRAEVPLRVSLDASADRASWVARLDGWRAAGERRSVAGLLSESLPRSLARAVCSRAGAEGLCAPVLPRAVKDGLADALSGLRLTAVGTGGFENAVVTRGGVALSGVDPETLESRTTPGLRFAGEVLDVDGPCGGFNLQWAFASGWLAGRSVCAGPVAKPTAPGR; the protein is encoded by the coding sequence ATGGGGCCTGACGTTGTCGTCATCGGGGGCGGGCCCGCCGGGCTCATGGCCGCGGTCGGGGCCGCCGGCGGGGGCGCCCGCGTTCTCGTGTGCGAGCGGCTTCCGAAGCCCGGGCGGAAGCTCCTGGCCTCGGGCGGCGGTCGCTGCAACCTGACCAACACGCTTCCGCCCGAGGAGTTCGTAGAGCGCCTCGGGCGCGACGGTCGTTTCGCGCTCCCTGCGCTCAGGGCGCTTGACGGACACGCCCTGCGCGGGTTCTTCCTCGAACGCGGCGTGAGCACGGAGAGCCCCGACGGGTTCCGCGTGTATCCCTCGAGCGGCCGGTCCGGCGACGTTCTCACGGCGCTGGTGGGCGAGTGCGGACGGCTGGGCGTCGTGGTTCGTCGGAACGCCGCCGTCGAGACGCTGTGCCTCCCTGAGCGGCGCCTGGAGGGCGTGGTCGTGGACGGCCGCCGCATCCCCTGCGGCGTCGTGATCGTCGCGACCGGCGGGCTCGGCTACCCGCGCCTCGGGGGCACCGGCGACGGCTACGCGCTCGCACGGGCGGCGGGGCACAGGATCAGGGAGCCCGTGCCGGCGCTCGTCGGGTTGAGAACGAAGGAGCGGTGGCCGCGTGGCTGCGCGGGCGTGGCCGTGGCGCGGGCGCGCGTCACCGTGGACGTGCCGCGCAGGCGCGCGGCCGCCGAGGGCAACCTCCTGTTCACGCACGAGGGCATCAGCGGACAGGCCGTGCTCGACGTCTCGGGGGCGGTGGCGGAGCTGCTTGCCTCGCGGGCGGAGGTGCCGCTGCGCGTGTCGCTGGACGCCTCGGCCGACCGCGCGTCCTGGGTCGCGAGACTGGACGGGTGGCGGGCCGCCGGCGAGCGGCGCTCCGTGGCCGGCCTGCTGTCCGAGAGCCTCCCGAGGTCGCTCGCCAGAGCGGTCTGCTCGCGCGCAGGGGCGGAAGGGCTTTGTGCGCCCGTGCTGCCCCGCGCGGTCAAGGACGGGCTGGCGGACGCGCTGAGCGGTCTGCGACTCACGGCGGTCGGGACCGGAGGCTTCGAGAACGCGGTGGTGACGCGCGGCGGCGTGGCGCTTTCGGGCGTGGACCCGGAGACGCTCGAGAGCAGGACGACGCCGGGGCTGCGCTTCGCCGGCGAGGTGCTTGACGTCGACGGCCCGTGCGGGGGATTCAACCTTCAGTGGGCGTTCGCGAGCGGGTGGCTGGCGGGCCGCTCGGTGTGCGCGGGCCCCGTGGCGAAGCCCACGGCGCCCGGGCGCTAG
- a CDS encoding cupin domain-containing protein, translated as MESAGRRGGEGLAGLIEYQAGSVVSRTLLEKKTGTVTLFAFDRGQGLSEHTAPFDAMVIVLEGVADIVISGTSHRVSAGQIIVMPADDPHALKAPERFKMLLIMIRS; from the coding sequence ATGGAGAGCGCGGGACGGCGCGGCGGAGAGGGCCTCGCGGGCCTCATCGAGTACCAGGCGGGTTCGGTCGTGAGCCGGACCCTTCTCGAGAAGAAGACCGGCACGGTCACGCTGTTCGCGTTCGATCGGGGGCAGGGGCTCAGCGAGCACACCGCCCCGTTCGACGCGATGGTGATCGTGCTCGAGGGGGTGGCGGACATCGTCATCTCGGGCACATCGCATCGGGTCAGCGCCGGGCAGATAATCGTGATGCCCGCCGACGATCCCCATGCGCTCAAGGCGCCCGAGCGCTTCAAGATGCTGCTCATCATGATCCGCTCGTGA